The nucleotide sequence TATTAATACTACAGTTGCTAAAGCAAAAGCATTAAAACAATTTGTGGAACCTTTAGTAACTAAATCTAAAACAGACGATACACACAACCGTCGTGTTGTTTTTTCTTACTTAAGAAATAAATACGCTGTTACTGAATTATTCAGAGAAGTAGCACCTAAAGTAGGAGACCGTCCGGGAGGATACACCCGTATTATTAAATTAGGAAATCGTTTAGGAGATAACGCTGAAATGGCAATGATCGAATTAGTAGATTTCAATGAAATTTATAATGCTGGTAAAAATGAAGTTAAAAAAGCATCAACTAGAAGAGGTAGAAAAAAAGCTGAACCAAAAGCGGAAGCTACCCCTGCAACAGAAACTTCTACTGAAGCTAATGAAACAAATGAATAGTTTATTAAACATACATTATTCTAATATATTAAAAGGACAAACTTTTAAAGTTTGTCCTTTTTTTTATACTTTTTTTTAAACTTTATATTAATTTTGTACACCGAAATATCAACAAACAATGAAATATACTTCTAAAGATAAAGCAATCGTACTTTTAAGCGACGGCACTATTTTTTATGGAAAATCTGTAGGGATTAAAGGAACAACTACTGGCGAAATTTGTTTTAATACAGGGGTAACCGGTTATCAAGAAATTTTTACTGACCCTTCCTACTTTGGTCAAATCATGCTTTCAACAGTAGCACATATCGGTAATTACGGTGTGCATGAAGACGAAGTTGATTCAGACGGAATTAAAATTTCGGGATTGGTTTGTAAAAATTTTAGCACCAACTATTCGCGTCCTGCTGCAAGTGGTTCGCTGTATGATTATTTTGAAAAGAAAAATCTGGTAGCCATTTCGGATGTTGATACACGCGCATTGGTCAGTTACATTCGCGACAACGGAGCTATGAACGCCGTTATATCAACAGACGGCAAATCAATCGATGAGTTAAAGGAAATTTTGGCTGCCGTACCCAATATGAATGGTTTAGAATTGGCTTCAAAAGTTTCTACAAAAGAGCCTTATTTCTATGGCGATGAAAATGCAACATACAAAGTAGCAGCTTTAGATTTTGGTATCAAAACAAATATCTTGCGTTGCTTGGCAGCGCGCGACTGCTATGTGAAAGTGTATCCTTACAACGCAACCCTTCAAGATTTGAACGCTTTTAACCCTGATGGATACTTCTTATCAAACGGGCCTGGGGATCCGCAACCGTTAACCGAAGTGATCCAAACGGCTAAAGACATTATTGCGACCAACAAACCGGTTTTCGGAATTTGTTTAGGGCATCAAATCATTGCTTTGTCGCAAGGGATAAATACCTATAAAATGTTTAACGGGCACCGTGGAATCAATCACCCAATTATGAATACGCTTTCTGGAAAAGGCGAAATTACTTCTCAAAACCATGGTTTTGCAGTAGATCGTGAAGAAGTAGAACAGCATCCAAATGTAGAAATGACGCATTATCATTTAAACGACAATACCGTTGCAGGTATCCGCTTAAAAGATAAGCAAGTGTTTTCTGTGCAATACCACCCGGAATCATCACCAGGACCAAACGATTCAAAATATTTGTTTGACGAGTTTGTATCTTATATGAAAGAACAAAAAGAAGCTGTATAAGCTTCTTTTTTTTGTATATTTATGAAACTTAAAACTTAAGCACTATGGTTGTAAATGTAAAAGTGTCTTTTGCATATAATTGGTCTTCTTTACGTACTATCAATGTCTATACAGATAATAATTTTTGTACGAGTATCAATGCAAATGGTAACCACAGTATCGAAATACCAAATAATGTAAAAGAAATCAGCTTTCAGCTAGGTAGTATTTATCCGTATAAGACTGTTGTTTCAGTAACACCTACTGATACTAAAGAAGGTGAAATTTTTGTTGGTTTATATCTTAATTACAGAGGCTTGTTGCTTTCTTTATACGACAGTTTAAAAAATGATTTTTTAAAAGGTAGAAAATTAACAATTGTAGAATACAACACATTTGGTAACTCGGATATAAATACAGAATTAATAGTACTTAAAAATTCAAGGACATCACTATTAATGTTGCTTATTTCATTAATAATTTTAGTTTTTTCTGTTGTTCAACAAAATAATACCTTGGCGCCCTTCGCTTTTTTAATTGGTATTTCTTCCTTAATAACATCCCTGGTTTATTATAAGGAACAAAAAGTTGAACGAAATACTTACAAGGTGAGGATAA is from Paenimyroides aestuarii and encodes:
- the carA gene encoding glutamine-hydrolyzing carbamoyl-phosphate synthase small subunit produces the protein MKYTSKDKAIVLLSDGTIFYGKSVGIKGTTTGEICFNTGVTGYQEIFTDPSYFGQIMLSTVAHIGNYGVHEDEVDSDGIKISGLVCKNFSTNYSRPAASGSLYDYFEKKNLVAISDVDTRALVSYIRDNGAMNAVISTDGKSIDELKEILAAVPNMNGLELASKVSTKEPYFYGDENATYKVAALDFGIKTNILRCLAARDCYVKVYPYNATLQDLNAFNPDGYFLSNGPGDPQPLTEVIQTAKDIIATNKPVFGICLGHQIIALSQGINTYKMFNGHRGINHPIMNTLSGKGEITSQNHGFAVDREEVEQHPNVEMTHYHLNDNTVAGIRLKDKQVFSVQYHPESSPGPNDSKYLFDEFVSYMKEQKEAV
- the rplQ gene encoding 50S ribosomal protein L17: MRHGKKVNHLGRQAGHRKAMLANMACSLIEHKRINTTVAKAKALKQFVEPLVTKSKTDDTHNRRVVFSYLRNKYAVTELFREVAPKVGDRPGGYTRIIKLGNRLGDNAEMAMIELVDFNEIYNAGKNEVKKASTRRGRKKAEPKAEATPATETSTEANETNE